A region of the Vanrija pseudolonga chromosome 2, complete sequence genome:
ACATCCTTACCTTCAACCAGTCGCGCTACCCCCGTGTCGACAAGGAGTCGCTCCTCCCTTGCCCCCACGACGCCAACTCGGACAAGGCCAACTGGTACCCTCCCGGACACGGTGACATCTACGACGCCCTCAACAACTCTGGTctcctcgaccagctcattgccgccggcaaggagTACATCTTTGTCTCCAACGTTGacaacctcggcgccgtcgtcgacctctcCATTCTCCAGACCATGATTGACTCGCAGGCAGAGTACGTCATGGAGGTCACcgacaagaccaaggccgacATTAAGGGTGGTACCATCATCGACTACGAGGGCAAGCCCCGTcttctcgaggtcgcccaGGTCCCCAAGGACCACATTGACGAGTTCTGCTCGACTCGCAAGTTTAAGATCTGTAAGTGTAGCAGCACACCACGCGTGAGCGTGGTGGGCGGGTTGTAGGGAGCACAGCACCTATACAGTTGGTGCCGTGATGCTCGCCGAGACCCGGCCACCCTCAGCGACCTCCCCTGACACCCTCAGTCAACACCAACAACATCTGGATCAACCTTAAGGCGATCAAGCGCATCAtggacaacgacgagctctCGCTCGAGATCATTGTCAACAACAAGACGACCGACAAGGGCCAGGAGATTATCCAGCTCGAGACTGCCATTGGTGCCGCCATCAAGCACTTCGACTCGGCTATCGGCATCAACGTCCCCCGTTCGCGTTTCCTGCCCGTCAAGTCGTGCTCCGACTTGCTGCTCATCAAGTCGTCGCTCTACAACCTCCAGCACGGTGTCCTCACCATGGACAAGTCGCGCGAGTTTGGCGGTACCCCTGTTGTCAAGCTTGGCGGCGAGTTCAAGAAGGTTGCGGTGAGTACCCCAGTGGCTGCGTGGCTTGCCGACGCACTGCCCATTGTCCCGAACGTCCCCCctgacgcgccgcccagaACTTCGAGAAGCGCTTCAAGTCGATCCCCGACATCAAGGAGCTTGACCACCTCACTGTCTCGGGCGACGTCTGGTTCGGCAAGGGCATCCGCCTCGCCGGCACCTGCATCTTTGTTGCCACCGAGGGCAACAAGATTATGATTCCCGACGGCACCAACCTCGAGAACAAGCTCATCACTGGCAACCTCAGCATCATTGACCACTAAACGCATCCATCTCCATAACCCAAAACCTCTAGTCTTGTCTTGCGTTTAGCGGATAGGTACTTTTTATTAGTATTCGAGGCGTCTGCGTGTTagtcgcgccggcgccgattCGGGATGCCGTATTCGATGTATTTGGATACGAGCAGAGTCGTGCGACGTGGAGGGTGGGTGAGACGCTGGTCAAGCTCGCAAAGCTCGTGCACCGAGAAGTTGCAttgatgtgtgtgtgtgagcgaCGTGTCAGCCAACGTGTCGTAAACACGAGCGCCGGCATCTCGCCATCCGCATCAAGTCGATCACACTCGGCGCACTCGGCTCGGTTGGCCGACCCTTAGTCCATGTCCCAAGCCACCGCGGCTCATTCGCCGTTCCCAGCCAGGCCGGTCAGTCGACCTCTTTGTCTCCAACTCGCTTGCGCGGCTGTGCACCACGCTGCTGTTCAAGGCCCTCGCTGGTAACTACGACTGCATTCAACTTGCGCGCGCACGCATATGCGGGGTGCCTCGGCTACGGCGCAATAGGGCGGTTATCTAACAATAGCCAACGCTCAGAGACTTGCACGGCAGGCATGTCGCTGAGAGGGACCGGGGGTGATTGGTGACGAGATGGGGGAGGGGATTAGAgggtgcgtgtgtgtggggtACGGAGGAGGGTCGGGGGGAGGATTAAGTTGGTGTtaaggctgctgctgctgctgctgggcacgaggtgctcgcgtcgctcaACAGGCTTACTGCCTGGGAGCGGCAGGCGcggggccgccggcgggcgcaGGTCCGGGCTGGGGGACGaggttgccgccgccccaggTGTGGATGGCGCGCTTGACCGTGGTCCAGGTGTTCTGGATGGCACCGGGGtggccagcggcgagctggtcaaTCTTTGCGCCGATCGTGTTGATGGTCGAGCGCGTGAACGGCGAGGCGTGGTAGCGGAGTCTGATGAAGtgggcgaggaagaggggaGCGACAAACGAGCCGCGGAAGGTGAGCGCACCGAGGGTCACgcggacgaggatgaggatcTCGGCGTAGGCCACAAAGTTCATGGCCTTGTCGTAGTTGCCCTTGACCCAGAGCTGAATCTTGCGGCCGAGGCTCTCGGCCCAGTTGGGTggcgggcgctgggcgccggCTGGGACTTTACTGTGTTGTGTGAGCGGCGTTGTCGAGCGTggccgagcgagcaagcCCCGGTTGTAACTCGTCCAACCGGCCTCCCGCCTGCCGCTCCCTCTCACACTCACGGGTAGAACTTGGGGAGGATGTTAGTGCGAAGGAAGGTTGCGCAGTGGAACAGGGAGAATGTCGCGAATGGAAGGATCGTGACTGTGGAGTGTCAGTAAGAGGTTGGGTGATGAAGCCTGGCTTCGCGGGGCGGTGTcccgcgaccgcgccgtAAACGCACCGTTGATGGGCTTGGAGATGAGCCTGAGGGTGTTAGTTGTGCG
Encoded here:
- the fyu1 gene encoding putative UTP--glucose-1-phosphate uridylyltransferase translates to MAANLAPQPPRQRGHSSIDFKSATTGIAAKTMRNELNRMVAGVTDPAKKKIFSAEMDSFFILFNRFLTEKAKGEKIDWDRIQPPKPDQVRPYKQLENVDPAILGKLAVLKLNGGLGTTMGCVGPKSIIEVREGMTFLDLSVRQIEHLNEKYNVNVPFILMNSFNTDDDTARIIQKYQNHNINILTFNQSRYPRVDKESLLPCPHDANSDKANWYPPGHGDIYDALNNSGLLDQLIAAGKEYIFVSNVDNLGAVVDLSILQTMIDSQAEYVMEVTDKTKADIKGGTIIDYEGKPRLLEVAQVPKDHIDEFCSTRKFKIFNTNNIWINLKAIKRIMDNDELSLEIIVNNKTTDKGQEIIQLETAIGAAIKHFDSAIGINVPRSRFLPVKSCSDLLLIKSSLYNLQHGVLTMDKSREFGGTPVVKLGGEFKKVANFEKRFKSIPDIKELDHLTVSGDVWFGKGIRLAGTCIFVATEGNKIMIPDGTNLENKLITGNLSIIDH
- the tts1 gene encoding Tetra-spanning protein 1 — translated: MASILDPHYLWAFGHLTVLVNSAYILLQTLLFRGTPTTPYRILYLGALLSYSIVVFKSLGRPTGTAWLRRAFVDENAQYGLLAFYWLISKPINVTILPFATFSLFHCATFLRTNILPKFYPKVPAGAQRPPPNWAESLGRKIQLWVKGNYDKAMNFVAYAEILILVRVTLGALTFRGSFVAPLFLAHFIRLRYHASPFTRSTINTIGAKIDQLAAGHPGAIQNTWTTVKRAIHTWGGGNLVPQPGPAPAGGPAPAAPRQ